One Actinospica robiniae DSM 44927 genomic region harbors:
- a CDS encoding phosphopantetheine-binding protein — protein sequence MSANATENGRRTSSQEEIETWVVDNCRSLGLRVEGAESDFFSVGGTSLAATRLIARAEQDFGDDALPPDDLYEDGCLRAIAAAIFRNSRAVGVGGGDPGTA from the coding sequence ATGAGCGCCAATGCGACCGAGAACGGACGCCGGACTTCCAGTCAGGAGGAGATCGAGACCTGGGTCGTCGACAACTGCCGCAGCCTCGGGCTGCGGGTGGAGGGCGCGGAGAGCGACTTCTTCTCGGTCGGCGGCACCTCGCTGGCCGCGACGCGGCTGATCGCCCGCGCCGAGCAGGACTTCGGCGACGACGCGCTCCCGCCGGACGACCTCTACGAGGACGGGTGCCTGCGCGCGATCGCGGCGGCGATCTTCCGCAACAGCCGGGCCGTCGGCGTCGGCGGCGGCGACCCGGGCACCGCCTGA
- a CDS encoding acyl-CoA dehydrogenase family protein — MNSVLTLPADDVSGLTDEHLALRSRIRDELDRCVIPHADEWEARGFVSRQGWRALGSAGLLEFGHDGEDFLSSAVFLEELGRTGYAGIRAAVGVHAYMALSYLLLFGTAEQQEAYVPAARRGERIAALAISEENAGSDLRHLGTRAEPVGELGYRVTGRKCHIANGSQADFFVVLARTGEERGGRGLSGASLVIVDADSPGVSRTPRPMLGWHSADVCDVEFSDVAVPADRLLGRRDKALMHLMRGLDFERLAAGLLAVGGVAHCLELLNRFVRDHQVKDAPLAANQAVRHRIAELDSDLALVRNYAYHAAWLHSRGRLDTRVASILKLKATELAVAAAQTLVQYQGARGYRDEAAAARLHRDAIAGTIAAGASELLRDLIFEMG, encoded by the coding sequence ATGAACAGTGTCCTGACGCTTCCCGCCGACGACGTCTCCGGGCTCACCGACGAACACCTCGCCCTCCGTTCGCGGATCCGCGACGAGCTCGACCGTTGCGTCATTCCGCATGCGGACGAGTGGGAAGCCCGGGGGTTCGTCTCCCGGCAGGGGTGGCGGGCGCTCGGTTCCGCCGGGCTGCTGGAGTTCGGCCACGACGGTGAGGACTTCCTGAGCAGCGCCGTCTTCCTCGAGGAACTCGGCCGAACCGGCTATGCCGGAATCCGCGCCGCGGTCGGCGTCCACGCGTACATGGCGCTCTCCTACCTGCTGCTCTTCGGCACGGCCGAGCAACAGGAAGCCTACGTGCCGGCGGCTCGCCGGGGAGAGCGGATCGCGGCGCTGGCGATCAGCGAGGAGAACGCCGGGTCGGATCTGCGTCATCTGGGCACGCGTGCGGAGCCCGTGGGCGAACTCGGCTACCGGGTCACCGGCCGCAAGTGCCACATCGCCAACGGGTCCCAGGCCGACTTCTTCGTCGTGCTCGCCAGAACCGGCGAGGAGCGAGGCGGCCGGGGCCTGAGCGGTGCCAGCCTGGTGATCGTCGACGCGGACAGCCCGGGCGTGTCGCGTACCCCTCGGCCGATGCTGGGCTGGCACAGCGCGGACGTGTGCGACGTCGAGTTCTCCGACGTCGCGGTCCCCGCGGACCGGCTTCTCGGGCGGCGGGACAAGGCACTGATGCACCTCATGCGCGGACTCGACTTCGAGCGTCTGGCGGCGGGCCTCCTGGCCGTCGGCGGCGTCGCGCACTGCCTGGAACTGCTCAACCGGTTCGTCCGCGACCACCAGGTCAAAGACGCGCCCCTCGCCGCGAACCAGGCGGTCCGGCATCGGATCGCCGAGCTCGACAGCGATCTGGCACTCGTCCGGAACTACGCGTACCACGCGGCCTGGCTGCACAGCCGAGGCCGCCTCGACACCCGGGTCGCCTCGATCCTCAAGCTCAAGGCCACCGAACTGGCCGTCGCCGCCGCTCAGACGCTGGTCCAGTACCAGGGCGCCCGCGGCTATCGCGACGAGGCGGCCGCGGCCCGCCTCCATCGCGACGCGATCGCGGGAACCATCGCCGCCGGCGCCAGCGAACTGCTGCGGGACCTGATTTTCGAAATGGGCTGA
- a CDS encoding chlorinating enzyme, translated as MERETFELSPAELEQFHRNGFIGPFDLYETAEMAQNLKALRPKLIDTRKAIYSAKQSISGNTNLSNYDRHLDVDFLAEHITRPEIVDRVASILGRDTLCWRSEFFPKYPGDEGTDWHQADNFSNVAGSKHPQIVWPEDAEFGGTITVWAAFTEASVDNGCLQFIPGSHKTMNYDESKTMSYDAETINQVEKDGVKRGFFGYDYRQLQKDPDWKPDEAKAESQVMRQGQFIIFWSTLMHASHPHSARTDEMRLGFAARYLPTSVRVYPYSDALEEFGGGASLEKFGNVLTSGKDEYGHNRFVETTVNGYPFPTRQS; from the coding sequence ATGGAACGAGAGACCTTCGAACTGAGCCCGGCCGAACTCGAGCAGTTCCACCGCAACGGGTTCATCGGCCCGTTCGACCTGTACGAGACGGCGGAGATGGCGCAGAACCTCAAGGCGCTGCGCCCGAAGCTGATCGACACCCGCAAGGCGATCTACAGCGCCAAGCAGTCGATCTCGGGCAACACCAACCTGTCCAACTACGACCGTCACCTGGACGTCGACTTCCTGGCCGAGCACATCACCCGCCCGGAGATCGTCGACCGGGTGGCGAGCATCCTCGGCCGCGACACCCTGTGCTGGCGCAGCGAGTTCTTCCCCAAGTACCCGGGCGACGAGGGCACCGACTGGCACCAGGCCGACAACTTCTCCAACGTGGCCGGCTCGAAGCACCCGCAGATCGTCTGGCCCGAGGACGCCGAGTTCGGCGGCACCATCACCGTCTGGGCGGCGTTCACGGAGGCCTCCGTCGACAACGGCTGCCTGCAGTTCATCCCCGGCTCCCACAAGACCATGAACTACGACGAGTCCAAGACCATGAGCTACGACGCCGAGACCATCAACCAGGTGGAGAAGGACGGAGTCAAGCGGGGTTTCTTCGGCTACGACTACCGGCAGCTGCAGAAGGACCCCGACTGGAAGCCGGACGAGGCCAAGGCCGAGTCCCAGGTGATGCGCCAGGGCCAGTTCATCATCTTCTGGTCGACGCTGATGCACGCGTCCCACCCGCACAGCGCCCGCACCGACGAGATGCGGCTCGGCTTCGCGGCCCGCTACCTGCCGACCTCCGTACGGGTCTATCCGTACTCGGACGCGCTCGAGGAGTTCGGCGGCGGTGCCAGCCTGGAGAAGTTCGGCAACGTCCTGACCTCGGGGAAGGACGAGTACGGCCACAACCGGTTCGTCGAGACCACGGTCAACGGATACCCGTTCCCGACCCGGCAGAGCTGA
- a CDS encoding SDR family NAD(P)-dependent oxidoreductase, with translation MRVILISGASSGIGRATALRFLRAGDQVYNLDVQPPDSAAEGVSWIETDIADWSAVERAVGLVHDEHGRIDVAIANAGISIRHGVFDITEFEARRLAEVNMLGVLAMWQAAARRMAERGSGVLLATSSVNAHRGFPYYADYNATKAGVLALCRTFAMELSPRIRVACVSPGAVSTPMQLAEYTPQMLDAVNVRIPAGRHADPEEIASAFYYLASEEARFITGQEIVIDGGEIAGSTTSDFGTAYAAGIRADELASIGFPPG, from the coding sequence GTGCGAGTCATTCTGATATCCGGCGCTTCGAGCGGCATCGGCCGCGCGACCGCGCTGCGATTCCTAAGGGCGGGGGACCAGGTCTACAACCTCGATGTGCAGCCGCCGGACTCAGCCGCCGAAGGCGTCTCCTGGATCGAGACCGACATCGCCGACTGGTCCGCGGTGGAAAGGGCCGTCGGCCTTGTCCATGACGAACACGGACGGATCGACGTCGCGATAGCGAATGCCGGGATCAGCATTCGGCATGGTGTCTTCGACATCACCGAGTTCGAGGCGCGCCGGCTGGCCGAGGTCAACATGCTGGGTGTGCTGGCGATGTGGCAGGCGGCGGCCCGCCGCATGGCGGAGCGAGGCTCCGGCGTGCTGCTCGCCACCTCGTCCGTCAACGCGCACCGGGGTTTCCCGTACTACGCGGACTACAACGCCACGAAGGCCGGCGTGCTCGCGCTCTGCCGCACGTTCGCCATGGAGCTGAGCCCGAGGATCCGGGTGGCCTGCGTGTCACCCGGCGCCGTGTCTACGCCGATGCAACTCGCCGAGTACACGCCCCAGATGCTCGACGCGGTGAACGTCCGGATTCCGGCGGGCCGGCATGCCGACCCCGAGGAGATCGCATCCGCCTTCTATTACCTGGCGTCGGAGGAAGCACGGTTCATCACCGGTCAGGAAATCGTCATCGACGGCGGAGAGATCGCGGGCAGCACGACATCCGATTTCGGTACGGCGTATGCCGCCGGAATCCGCGCGGATGAGTTGGCTTCGATCGGATTTCCGCCTGGATAG
- a CDS encoding amino acid adenylation domain-containing protein yields the protein MLNLICDDKALAAHRRINQTGVPYPDGESVKELFERCADRAPDAVAVIHGDTVLSYRELNRQANVLAARLTESGLRPGEAVGVLLGRSPELIVALLAVVKCGAAYLPFDASWPAERIKALLDDANCTHVLSNPAVPAGDRFPGCRVLPVSGPDLTGESQNPATSVAPEDIAYINFTSGSTGRPKGVPIRHRSITRLVFGATYARLDENSRLLQLATASFDAATFEIWGALLHGGTCVLYPLPYVSLSELRQVLETHGVTVVFLTTALFNTIVDEAPQTLACVETILTGGEAHSLTHIEKALQCYGPDRLVSVYGPTECTTFATYYPVRRLAADQTALPIGRPIQNTRAYVVEAGELCSPDQVGEVLLAGPGLSPGYLGRPEETRERFVEGEIDGVVERLYRTGDRAYLDDDGNLVFQGRLDDQVKINGFRIELGEVAHHLDMHPQVKQSYVTYEANAYSEKRLVAFAVPADESLTRQSIRAFLRERLPGYMIPSDIEICASLPLSATGKVDRSALLSTRQARDAEA from the coding sequence ATGCTGAACCTGATTTGTGACGACAAAGCCCTGGCAGCCCACCGCCGGATCAATCAGACCGGTGTCCCCTATCCCGACGGGGAGAGCGTCAAAGAGCTCTTCGAGCGCTGTGCCGACCGCGCTCCCGACGCGGTGGCGGTGATCCACGGGGACACCGTCCTGAGCTACCGGGAGCTCAACCGGCAGGCGAACGTCCTGGCCGCGCGGCTGACGGAGTCCGGGCTGCGGCCCGGCGAGGCGGTGGGCGTGCTCCTGGGGCGCTCGCCGGAGCTGATCGTCGCGCTCCTGGCCGTGGTCAAGTGCGGAGCCGCGTATCTGCCGTTCGACGCCTCGTGGCCGGCCGAGCGAATAAAGGCTCTGCTGGACGACGCGAACTGCACCCATGTCCTGTCCAATCCCGCCGTCCCGGCGGGGGACCGCTTCCCGGGATGCCGGGTCCTGCCCGTGAGCGGGCCCGACCTGACCGGGGAATCTCAGAATCCCGCGACGTCGGTGGCTCCCGAGGACATCGCCTACATCAACTTCACCTCCGGTTCGACCGGCCGGCCCAAGGGCGTCCCGATCCGGCATCGCAGCATCACCCGGCTGGTCTTCGGCGCCACCTACGCGCGCCTGGACGAGAACAGCAGGCTGCTGCAGCTGGCCACCGCCTCCTTCGACGCCGCGACGTTCGAGATCTGGGGTGCGCTGCTGCACGGCGGGACCTGCGTGCTCTATCCGCTCCCTTACGTCAGCCTCTCCGAACTCCGGCAGGTCCTGGAGACCCACGGTGTCACCGTCGTGTTCCTGACGACGGCCCTGTTCAACACGATCGTGGACGAGGCGCCGCAGACCCTCGCGTGCGTCGAGACGATCCTCACCGGCGGTGAGGCGCATTCGCTGACGCACATCGAGAAGGCGCTGCAGTGTTACGGACCGGACCGGCTCGTCAGCGTCTACGGTCCGACCGAGTGCACGACGTTCGCCACCTACTACCCGGTCCGGCGGCTCGCCGCGGACCAGACGGCCCTGCCCATCGGCCGCCCGATCCAGAACACCCGTGCGTACGTGGTCGAGGCGGGCGAACTCTGCTCTCCAGACCAGGTCGGCGAGGTACTGCTGGCCGGCCCCGGGCTCAGTCCGGGATATCTGGGGCGACCGGAGGAGACTCGCGAGCGTTTCGTCGAGGGCGAGATCGACGGCGTCGTGGAACGGCTCTACCGGACCGGTGACCGCGCCTATCTCGACGACGACGGGAACCTGGTCTTCCAGGGCCGGCTCGACGACCAGGTGAAGATCAACGGCTTCCGGATCGAGCTGGGCGAGGTCGCCCATCATCTCGACATGCATCCCCAGGTCAAGCAGAGCTATGTCACCTACGAGGCGAACGCCTACAGCGAGAAGCGGCTCGTGGCGTTCGCGGTGCCGGCGGACGAGAGCCTCACCCGGCAGTCGATCCGCGCCTTCCTGCGCGAGCGGCTGCCCGGCTACATGATTCCCTCGGACATCGAGATCTGCGCGTCGCTGCCGCTGTCGGCGACGGGCAAGGTCGACCGCAGTGCCCTGCTGTCGACCCGGCAGGCGAGGGACGCGGAGGCATGA
- a CDS encoding pyridoxal phosphate-dependent aminotransferase, with product MVAAHAPADGEALLDWNESPIGPPALAAKRVIDAAGRLHRYPRGLMEEVTELAAAHVGVAPDRILLTAGVDEAVDIALSLVERGWGTRPGFDGYEDRIRANGKRFHPIALGPDWQPASPPDQGLGEGDMVFLAQPGNPTGNLLPAAWIDAVRAKAQYVFIDETYHEFSTRPSVLHAARDEAPDGAVDKGLLVYRSFSKAAGLAGIRLGCLIGESTVIERLEPVRRFMPIDAVSLNAAAGLLEEPEFMVRLTAHVLEARTALCETLRGSGLFAEVRETETNFVLAKPWEWASAPMSRQFDRDLVRVKDCAAVGLAGWLRISVGSWDDQARLGASLGRVAK from the coding sequence GTGGTTGCGGCCCATGCGCCGGCTGACGGAGAAGCGCTGCTCGACTGGAATGAAAGCCCGATAGGACCGCCGGCCCTGGCGGCCAAGCGCGTCATCGACGCCGCGGGACGGCTGCACCGCTATCCCCGTGGCCTGATGGAGGAGGTGACCGAACTGGCGGCCGCCCACGTCGGGGTCGCTCCGGACCGGATCCTGCTGACCGCGGGCGTCGACGAGGCGGTGGACATCGCCCTCTCGCTCGTCGAGCGAGGCTGGGGCACGCGCCCCGGTTTCGACGGGTACGAGGACCGGATCCGGGCCAACGGCAAGCGGTTCCACCCGATCGCGCTCGGCCCGGACTGGCAGCCGGCATCGCCGCCGGATCAGGGGCTCGGCGAGGGGGACATGGTCTTCCTGGCTCAGCCCGGCAATCCGACGGGAAACCTGCTGCCGGCCGCGTGGATCGACGCGGTACGTGCAAAAGCGCAGTACGTGTTCATCGACGAGACCTACCACGAGTTCTCCACGCGTCCGAGCGTCCTGCACGCCGCCCGCGACGAGGCTCCGGACGGCGCCGTGGACAAGGGCCTGCTCGTCTACCGGAGTTTCTCCAAGGCCGCCGGGCTGGCCGGCATCAGACTCGGCTGCCTGATCGGCGAGTCCACGGTCATCGAGCGGCTGGAACCGGTACGCCGCTTCATGCCGATCGACGCGGTCAGCCTCAACGCCGCCGCGGGACTCCTCGAAGAGCCCGAATTCATGGTGCGCCTCACCGCGCACGTCCTTGAGGCGAGGACCGCCTTGTGCGAGACCCTGCGCGGCAGCGGACTGTTCGCCGAGGTCCGTGAGACCGAGACGAACTTCGTCCTGGCCAAGCCGTGGGAATGGGCGTCAGCGCCCATGTCCCGCCAGTTCGACCGCGACCTCGTCCGGGTCAAGGACTGCGCGGCGGTCGGCCTGGCCGGCTGGCTGCGGATCAGTGTCGGCTCCTGGGACGACCAGGCGCGCCTCGGCGCCAGCCTCGGCCGCGTCGCGAAGTAG
- a CDS encoding thioesterase II family protein, whose protein sequence is MSKRPDWIFPLRKAGGAPSCRLVVFPYAAAGASALRPLVTLLPDSVELLGVALPGRERRFGEPAATTFPEIMRGVVDDLAARPELPTFLLGHSLGASLAVALARSVPEICSGIIVSARRPAHVALAPILAMSDEEVGSFLDELGNTAPQLLGEPYWRDRLIQLFRHDTELDIEASHVAETRLLTQPLTVLAGSEDPYVDVRDLDAWAARTSGHCDIRIYPGDHFFLLDPGNLAVVADALSAFIGGVSGIPGVLDEAYS, encoded by the coding sequence ATGTCTAAGAGGCCGGACTGGATTTTCCCTCTGCGCAAGGCCGGCGGCGCACCCAGCTGCCGTCTGGTCGTCTTCCCGTACGCCGCGGCCGGCGCGAGCGCGCTCCGGCCGCTCGTGACCCTGCTGCCGGACTCCGTCGAGCTGCTCGGCGTGGCGCTGCCCGGCCGCGAGCGCCGGTTCGGCGAACCGGCCGCGACGACCTTCCCCGAGATCATGCGGGGCGTGGTCGACGACCTCGCCGCGCGCCCGGAGCTGCCGACCTTCCTGCTCGGCCACAGCCTGGGCGCGAGCCTCGCCGTCGCCCTGGCCCGGTCGGTGCCGGAGATCTGCTCCGGGATCATCGTCAGCGCCCGGCGGCCCGCGCACGTCGCGCTGGCCCCCATCCTCGCCATGTCCGACGAAGAGGTCGGCTCGTTCCTCGACGAGCTGGGCAACACCGCTCCGCAGCTGCTCGGCGAGCCGTACTGGCGCGATCGGCTGATCCAGCTCTTCCGGCACGACACCGAGCTCGACATCGAGGCCTCGCACGTCGCCGAGACCAGGCTGCTGACTCAGCCGCTGACCGTGCTCGCGGGCTCCGAGGACCCCTATGTCGACGTGCGCGATCTGGATGCGTGGGCGGCCCGGACCAGCGGGCACTGCGATATCCGGATCTATCCCGGTGACCATTTCTTCCTTCTCGATCCGGGCAACCTCGCGGTCGTCGCCGACGCGCTGAGTGCGTTCATCGGCGGCGTGTCCGGGATTCCCGGGGTCCTCGACGAGGCCTACAGCTGA
- a CDS encoding TauD/TfdA family dioxygenase — MYATYARTREYTLKRPEVDVLLDGQRELVESGLSPVEPEFYQKYAGCQGLVPEGLRGFLEDFRNDRSSTACQVHGFPVGDAAVGPTPQHWERPDGYDSTIESDVYMALCASVLGDPFSWATLQRGRLIQDVFPIRGDERRESGHGSDAFLMFHTDDAFRPDSCDYIMLFGVRNHDAVPTYAAAIRDVVLSDEYRRVLFEDRFHILPDDEHIRQLELRAPDDPALQRAIEMRDHPQPVSVLFGDVLDPNIRLDVPYMRCIGDDPTAERALTALQVELDRVRRPLVAAQGTLLIIDNHSVVHARESFKARYDGTDRWLRKIIVSRDLFGDGADPTCRVLL; from the coding sequence ATGTACGCCACGTACGCGCGCACAAGGGAATACACGCTGAAACGACCCGAGGTCGACGTTCTGCTGGACGGCCAGCGCGAGCTGGTGGAGAGCGGGCTCTCTCCCGTCGAACCGGAGTTCTACCAGAAGTACGCGGGGTGCCAGGGTCTGGTGCCCGAGGGCCTGCGCGGCTTTCTCGAGGACTTCCGCAACGACCGGTCCTCGACGGCCTGCCAGGTGCACGGCTTCCCGGTCGGCGACGCGGCCGTCGGGCCGACCCCGCAGCACTGGGAGCGTCCCGACGGCTACGACTCGACGATCGAATCCGACGTCTACATGGCGCTCTGCGCCTCGGTCCTGGGCGATCCGTTCTCCTGGGCGACGCTGCAGCGCGGCCGGCTCATCCAGGACGTCTTCCCGATCCGGGGCGACGAGCGACGGGAGAGCGGACACGGCAGCGACGCGTTCCTGATGTTCCACACCGACGACGCGTTCCGCCCGGACTCCTGCGACTACATCATGCTGTTCGGCGTCCGCAACCACGACGCCGTGCCCACCTATGCGGCGGCGATCCGCGACGTCGTGCTCAGCGACGAGTACCGCAGGGTGCTGTTCGAGGACCGTTTCCACATCCTGCCCGACGACGAGCACATCCGGCAGCTGGAGCTGCGGGCGCCGGACGACCCGGCACTGCAGCGCGCGATCGAGATGCGCGACCATCCGCAGCCGGTCTCCGTGCTCTTCGGCGACGTGCTGGACCCGAACATCCGGCTGGACGTGCCCTACATGCGGTGCATCGGCGACGATCCGACGGCCGAGCGGGCGCTGACCGCGCTGCAGGTCGAGCTGGACCGGGTGCGCCGGCCGCTGGTCGCGGCCCAGGGCACGCTGCTGATCATCGACAACCACAGTGTCGTGCACGCCCGGGAGTCCTTCAAGGCGCGGTACGACGGCACCGACCGCTGGCTGCGGAAGATCATCGTCAGCCGCGATCTGTTCGGCGACGGCGCCGACCCCACCTGCCGCGTGCTGCTGTAG